One segment of Fibrobacter sp. DNA contains the following:
- the rplT gene encoding 50S ribosomal protein L20, giving the protein MPRSVNSVASRARRKKVLKETRGNFLARKNVWTVAKNTYEKGLTYAYRDRKTKKRNFRSLWITRINAAARQHGMNYSQFMGKLAQQNVGLNRKVLADLAMNNPQAFEAIVNSVK; this is encoded by the coding sequence ATGCCTAGATCTGTAAACAGTGTCGCATCAAGGGCACGCCGCAAGAAAGTTTTGAAGGAAACCCGCGGTAACTTCCTCGCCCGGAAAAATGTCTGGACCGTAGCGAAGAATACCTATGAGAAGGGTCTCACCTATGCGTACCGCGACCGCAAGACCAAGAAGCGCAACTTCCGTTCGCTCTGGATCACCCGCATCAACGCAGCTGCCCGCCAGCATGGTATGAACTACTCCCAGTTCATGGGTAAGCTCGCCCAGCAGAATGTGGGTCTGAACCGCAAGGTCCTCGCTGACCTCGCGATGAACAATCCGCAGGCTTTCGAAGCTATCGTCAATTCGGTAAAATAG